The Candidatus Binatia bacterium region AACTCCCGTGCGTGAATGAGTCCGGCACGACGCTCCCGCCTGCTTGCTGCTGCAGCCGGTCGTCGCCGATCGCGGCGGCGGCGCGCAGGCCTTCCTCGACGTCGCCCTGTTCGAGGAGTCGGCGCACGTTGTCGGCGTTGTAGGCCCACACGCCGGCCAGGCAGTCGGCTTGCAGCTCCAGCAGGACCGACAGTCGGTTGGATTCGACCTCGCTCGATCTCTGGCGCCTCCGCTGAATTTGTCCGCTCACACCCATCAGGTTCTGCACGTGATGACCGACCTCGTGGGCGATCACATAGGCCTGGGCGAAGTCGCCCGGAGCACCGAGTCGGGCCTGCAACTCGTCGTAGAACGAGAGGTCGATGTAGACCTTCTGGTCCACGGGACAGTAGAACGGGCCGGTCGCGGAGCCAGCGAGCCCGCAGGCGGAGTTCACGCTACCGGAGAAGAGGACCAGGGTCGGCTCCTCGTAGGTCCGCCCCGCCTGCTCGAAGGCGGCCTGCCACGTGACCTCGGTGTCCGCGAGCACGACCGAGACGAATTCCCTCTGGTCATCTGGTGGGGCGCCGGCGCTCCCGGGAGGAGACGTTGGCGAGTCTGGGAAGTCCAGGCCGGAATCCGTAGCAATTCCAGCCTGTTGCACGCTCTGGAGGAGCGTCTCCGGGTCCACTCCGAGCACCCAGCCGACCGCCAGGACGAGAAGAATCGCGCCGAGACCGATGCCGCCGCGGCGGCCCCGAGCCCGTGGGGCGCCTCGTTGATCCTCGATGTTGATGCTCCGTC contains the following coding sequences:
- a CDS encoding zinc metallopeptidase; this encodes MRWRGKRRSINIEDQRGAPRARGRRGGIGLGAILLVLAVGWVLGVDPETLLQSVQQAGIATDSGLDFPDSPTSPPGSAGAPPDDQREFVSVVLADTEVTWQAAFEQAGRTYEEPTLVLFSGSVNSACGLAGSATGPFYCPVDQKVYIDLSFYDELQARLGAPGDFAQAYVIAHEVGHHVQNLMGVSGQIQRRRQRSSEVESNRLSVLLELQADCLAGVWAYNADNVRRLLEQGDVEEGLRAAAAIGDDRLQQQAGGSVVPDSFTHGSSAQRVKWFRTGLETGNVGECDTFSAE